The segment AACAGCTCTTCACGGGAGCTCTCATCCTCTCTCACCCCTTGCCTCTCTCCCCCCTGCCTTATCTTCTTCCCGGTGAACCCTTCCCAGCTCTTTGCACAGATCTGGGGTTGCCGGATGATACCGCGGCCACTTGCTATATGCCTTGTGCCTGTCCCTGTGGTTAAGTGTGGCCCCCGAGCTGCCCTGCAAGCAAGCAGGATGCAGGTGGGAAGAGCGTGTGTGGTGTCCCACAGCTCTTCCCACAAGGCTGCTGCCCATCAGGTGATGGGACACAGATTATGAGCATTCCATGACCTCTCCAGGAGGTGCTTTTGCAGGCAAGCTTCTTGCAGCCTGCAGTTTCCTCTCCTTAACTCCCCTGTCTTATCCCTTTAGGAAGAAGACCATCTACAAAACTGTTTGCCTCTCCTTCTTGCTGGTGATCACAGTGACGGTGCTGCAACGGGGAATGGCCCCCAGTCAGTTCatgcagggccagcagcagaaagaccTGCCCACCCCAGAGGCCCTGAAAACGCAGAAGAGGGACAACTCCTTCTCCTTCACCAGCACTTTCTGgaagagcaagaaggaaaaagctcCTGTGAAAGAGGAGAGTGTGATGGCAAAGCAAGTGAAATCCTGGGATGTCACCACTACCAACTGCTCAGCCAACCAGAACTTCAGCAAGGTGGACTGGTTCAAAGGGCTGGAGCCCAACTTCCAGCAGTTCCTCCTCTATCGGCACTGCCGCTACTTTCCCATGCTGATCAACCACCCTGAGAAATGCAGCGGAGACATCTACCTGCTCATCGTGGTCAAGTCTATCATTACGCAGCATGACCGCCGTGAGGCCATCCGGAGGACCTGGGGCCAGGAGAAGGATGTGGACGGCAAGAGGATCAGGACGTTGTTCTTGCTGGGCACGGCTtccaaggaggaggagagagccAACTACCAGAAACTGCTGGATTACGAGAACCATATCTATGGGGACATCTTGCAGTGGGATTTCCTGGACAGCTTCTTCAACCTCACCCTCAAAGAAGTCCATTTCCTGAAGTGGCTGAACATCTACTGTGACAATGTCCGCTTCATCTTCAAAGGTGATGACGATGTGTTTGTGAGTCCCAGCAACATCCTGGAGTTCCTGGAGGAcaagaaggagggagaggaccTCTTTGTTGGGGATGTCCTCTACAAGGCCAGGCCGATCCGGAAGAAGGAGAACAAGTACTACATCCCCAGCGCCCTCTACAACAAAAGTAACTACCCACCCTATGCAGGGGGTGGGGGCTTCATCATGGATGGACCCCTAGCCAAGAGGCTGCACAAGACCTCGGAGACACTGGAGCTGTACCCCATTGACGACGTCTTCCTAGGGATGTGCTTGGAGATCCTAAAAGTGTCACCCATTGGGCACGAGGGCTTCAAAACTTTTGGCATTGTGAAGAACAAGAACAGCAAGATGAACAAGGAGCCATGTTTCTTCCGGAGTATGTTGGTGGTTCATAAACTGCTGCCTCCAGAGTTGCTCCAAATGTGGGACTTGGTCCATAGTAACTTGACATGCTCGAGAAAACTCAATGTCCTTTAGCTCAGTCTCTCTGGAGAGCTGGGACTGGAGGGACTGGGACAACCGATCCCTGCTCCAGGATGGGGTGAGTCTCTGCTGGTGGCACACAAGTCCTCTGCGGGGCATGTTCCTCCGGGGCAGAGACTGCGCTCATGGGCAGGGTTTGTGATGGTGTTTGCTCCTGTACTGTAATGTGGTTCACTTATCTCCAGCTGGGTTGGGGGTTGatgaaaaaggagaggggaaaaaaaacacaacacaacacatCTAGCACAAaatgaagagagagagggagggcgggcagagctctgctttaGGTACCACCTCCACCAGAGTATGATGAAATACGGggtggagggggaggcagggagggaatgTGACACAGGCATTTTTTGGAGATGTTCGGGGTCTGGCTATCCAGGGAAAGTGCTTCAAGGGAGCTGAGCAGTTTACAAGTGTGTGAGCCCCCGACAGCTCAAAAGTCAaggggattttgtttgttatttCAAGTTTCTCCTCCATGTGAGGTTTTAGTGACATCGACTCTGTGTGCATTGGGTTTGCCCCTGCCAAAGTCCTCActgtgcagctggggaaggggctctCCTCCGAGGCTGGATCCTGAGCCCCCCTTGGGGTTTCAGCCAGGCAGTTGGGGAACTGGGGTCTTTGTCCCTGATAGAGGGTCCCAGACAGTGGtggctcccagcaccagcatgGGCTGCGCTCAGCCacacagcccctctgccagcctTGCTGTGCGTGCACTCAGAGGAATGTACCCAGCTGGAATTCCTCAGGGATTTGTTCCTCCTggcaggaaagggaagggaagggacgAGGCAGGCTGCCCTTGCCCACAGCcaagaaagaggcagagaaactTGATCAGCCCCAGCTGGAGTGGCCCCAAAGCACCTGGGACCCCAGCTTGGGTGCAGGCACCCTGGGGGCTTGCTGCAGGGAGACCCGCTCCTTGCAGCTGGGCTGCCCTGATGGGGTTGCCTCAGAAGGGGACAACAGACCCCAAAGACCCCATGCATGGCTGCTTCAGGCTCAGCTCTGGTTTTGCAGCAAGCACGATGTTCCCGGGCAGGTTGGAGAGTATCGGTCCTGGCCTGGTACACAGAGCAGGGCCCAACGGGACAAGGTGAAGGAGAGCTGCTGTTTCACACCGTATCTGCCCCTCTCAGGGCTGTTGCAGTGTTCTACAGGACGAGGCTCAGAAGCATGACAAGCAGTGGCATCACAAGACATGGCCCTCTTTGGGCTGAAAGGACCACTGGAGCTGTCAGGGGGAGCCCCAAGCCAGCTGTTGTGATGGACACCCTCCCAACACAGAGACATGTGGCCACAGATGCTCTCCAGCCACCAACCGCAGGTGTGAGCAAAGCCACAGGCATGTGCAAAGCCACACACGTGCACAGGCCCTGGCATGCCAGCTCCCAGGCACATGCTCTGCGCACACAGATGTCCATGTCATGTACAGACATGTACAACCCCATCCGTGGCCC is part of the Falco naumanni isolate bFalNau1 chromosome 13, bFalNau1.pat, whole genome shotgun sequence genome and harbors:
- the B3GNT7 gene encoding UDP-GlcNAc:betaGal beta-1,3-N-acetylglucosaminyltransferase 7, with translation MFQWKKTIYKTVCLSFLLVITVTVLQRGMAPSQFMQGQQQKDLPTPEALKTQKRDNSFSFTSTFWKSKKEKAPVKEESVMAKQVKSWDVTTTNCSANQNFSKVDWFKGLEPNFQQFLLYRHCRYFPMLINHPEKCSGDIYLLIVVKSIITQHDRREAIRRTWGQEKDVDGKRIRTLFLLGTASKEEERANYQKLLDYENHIYGDILQWDFLDSFFNLTLKEVHFLKWLNIYCDNVRFIFKGDDDVFVSPSNILEFLEDKKEGEDLFVGDVLYKARPIRKKENKYYIPSALYNKSNYPPYAGGGGFIMDGPLAKRLHKTSETLELYPIDDVFLGMCLEILKVSPIGHEGFKTFGIVKNKNSKMNKEPCFFRSMLVVHKLLPPELLQMWDLVHSNLTCSRKLNVL